In the Vogesella sp. XCS3 genome, CTCCACGATACGGGGCGTGATGAAAACCAGCAGTTCGCGGCGGTTGTTGGTATTGGAGCTGTTGCGGAACAGTGCCCCTACTACAGGCAGATCACCCAGAATGGGCACGCGGTTTTCTACGGTGTTTTGTTCCTGGATATAAATGCCACCAATCACTACGGTACCGCCATTTTCTACACGTACTTCGGTGTCGACGGTCTTGTTGTCGATGGCAGGGTTTTCACCTACTTTCAGCTTGGTGTTGGGCGTGTCTTTGGTGATATTCAGCTTCAGCACAATATCGTCTTCAGGTGTGACCTGTGGCGTGACAGACAAGCTCAGGTTGGCCTTCTTGAAGGTGGTGGACGATTTGCCATTGTCGTCTACAGTCTGGTAAGGAATCTCCGTCCCTTCCGTGATAGTGGCCTTCGTGCGGTCTGCTGTGAGAATGCGCGGGCTGGATACCACCTTGCCGCGGTCTTCTGCCTGCATGGCCGACAGTTCCAAGCCGATGATCGAGCTGGCGTTCCTGAAAATGGCGGCAATAGACGCGCCAGACAGCGACGATGGCAGGCTAACGTTCGGGTTGAAGGTCACATCACCACCAGGAATGCCGCCAAGGGGGATATTGGTGCCATTAGCTAGCGAACCGACAGAGGTATCGCCCCCGGCCCGGGTGTACTGTAGCCGTACGCCCAGGTCGCGCTGGAAGTTGTCTTTGGCCTCGACAATACGTGCCTCGATAAGCACTTGGCGTAGTGGCATATCCAGCGTCTGGATGACCTTGCGGATTTCCTCGATGACGGAAATGCGTTCGCGGATGATGATCTTGTTGGAGCGCGGGTCAACCAGAATGGCGGCCTTGGTGCTATTGCTGGTGCTGCTGCTACCCTGTGCCGAGGTGCTGCTTTCACTGTAGAAACCGGCCAGGTCTTTTAGCGCCTCGCGGATTTCCTCTGCGGCGCGGTATTTGATCTGGAAGGTTTCGGTAATGATGGGCTCATTCGTCGTACGCTGCTTTTGCGATTCGGCAGCCTGGCGTTCTATTGCCAGCAACTCTTCACGCGGGGCGATACGTACTACGTTACCAACCTGGCGCTTTTCCAGGTTTTTCTGTGCCAGGATCAGGTCCAGCGCTTGGTCCCATGGCACATCTTTCAAGCGCAGCGTCAGGGTACCGTTGACCGAGTCACTGGTGATGATGTTCATGCCGGTAAATTCGGCGATGACTTGCAGCAGCGAGCGGACTTCCACATTCTGGAAGTTCAGCGACAGTTTTTCCCCTTTGTAGTTGGCCTTGCCCTGCGCCAGTAGCGCGGCTTCTACTTCTTCTGCGGAGCTCTTGCGGATTTCTACTACCAGGCGCTTCTCGGTCTGGTAGGACGAGTAGGCCCAGTCGCCTTCGGATTGCACGGCAATACGGCTGCCACTGCCCTGGTTTGTCGCATCGATACGCCGTGCTGGGGTAGCAAAGTCAGTAACATCCAGGCGGCGTTCCAGATGGCGGGGTACTTTCACCCCTGCCAGGTCGATGATGACGGATTTACCTTCCCGCTTGATATCAACAGGCGTATTGGCACTGTTCAGGTCGATCAGAATGCGTGCTTCGCCGTTGTCACCGCGTTTGAAGTCAACATTCTGTACTACGCCATTGGGTGCAATGGCGTGTGGTGCAGCGGCTACGACAGGGGGCAGGATCTCGGTCGGGGTTTCGGTGCGACTAACGGCGGCACTTTGCGTATTGGCGTTACTGGGGCCATTCAGGGTGATGAGTAGCTTGTTGTCCTGTACTGCGCTGGTGTAAGCGGTAGATTTGCTCAGGTTTAGTACCAGGCGTGCTTTGCCCTGGCCTTCTACCAGCGTGGCTGTGTTGAGCAGGCTGGCGGCA is a window encoding:
- the pilQ gene encoding type IV pilus secretin family protein encodes the protein MKTMTLTHLACTMLLAGLTQAVWAANGITAIELIKNSQDQQVLSLTFNTALPTAPNSFAISNPPRVAFDFPDTRNLTGKNQLPFAASLLNTATLVEGQGKARLVLNLSKSTAYTSAVQDNKLLITLNGPSNANTQSAAVSRTETPTEILPPVVAAAPHAIAPNGVVQNVDFKRGDNGEARILIDLNSANTPVDIKREGKSVIIDLAGVKVPRHLERRLDVTDFATPARRIDATNQGSGSRIAVQSEGDWAYSSYQTEKRLVVEIRKSSAEEVEAALLAQGKANYKGEKLSLNFQNVEVRSLLQVIAEFTGMNIITSDSVNGTLTLRLKDVPWDQALDLILAQKNLEKRQVGNVVRIAPREELLAIERQAAESQKQRTTNEPIITETFQIKYRAAEEIREALKDLAGFYSESSTSAQGSSSTSNSTKAAILVDPRSNKIIIRERISVIEEIRKVIQTLDMPLRQVLIEARIVEAKDNFQRDLGVRLQYTRAGGDTSVGSLANGTNIPLGGIPGGDVTFNPNVSLPSSLSGASIAAIFRNASSIIGLELSAMQAEDRGKVVSSPRILTADRTKATITEGTEIPYQTVDDNGKSSTTFKKANLSLSVTPQVTPEDDIVLKLNITKDTPNTKLKVGENPAIDNKTVDTEVRVENGGTVVIGGIYIQEQNTVENRVPILGDLPVVGALFRNSSNTNNRRELLVFITPRIVENEFISR